The Longimicrobiales bacterium genome segment ACGCCGCGGAAGCGGCCGAGGTGGACGGGATCTCGGTGCTCGGCGCGAAATCGCTCGACGACGTCGTCGCTCACCTGTCGGGCGTCGATGCCCTGACCGCCGCGGAGCGTGCGCCCGCACCGGAGGACGATCCGTGGGCGGTCGACTTCGCTGAGGTGAAGGGACAGGGGCACGTGAAGCGTGCGCTCGAGGTGGCGGCGGCCGGGCAGCACAACCTGCTGATGATCGGACCGCCCGGGGCCGGGAAGTCCATGCTGGCGCGGCGGCTCCCGACGATTCTGCCCCCGCTGGAGCGTTCCGAGGCAATCGACGTGACACGCATCCACTCGGTCGCGGGCCGGCTGCGGGCCGGGAGCGGGCTGCTGCGCACGCGGCCGTTCCGGGCGCCGCATCACACGATCAGCGAGGCAGGGCTCGTGGGTGGCGGCACGATCCCGCGGCCGGGTGAGGCATCGCTGGCGCATGCGGGGGTGCTGTTCCTGGACGAGCTGCCGGAATTCCGTCGCAGCGCGCTGGAGGCCCTCCGCCAGCCGATCGAGGACCAGGTCATCCATATCGGGCGCGCACGGGGCGGGGCGACCTTTCCCGCGTCATTCATGCTGGTCGCAGCGATGAACCCGTGCCCGTGCGGGCATCACGGTTCCGCGGGCAGCTGCATCTGCCATCCCGCGCAGGTCGTGCGCTACCGCGGGCGCGTGTCCGGTCCGCTCCTGGACCGGATCGACGTGCAGGTCGAAGTCGCGGCGCTCAGTGAGCGCGAGTTGTTCGGTGCACGCGATGGTGAGAGCAGCGCATCCATTCGGGTGCGGACCGAGGCCGCGCGCGCAAGGCAGGAGCGGCGCTTCCGCGCAGAGGCGGGGATTCACGCGAACGCGCAGATGCAGCCGCGGCACGTGCGCGCGTACTGCACCGTGGATGCAGCGGGGGAGTCGTTGCTGCGCACGGCGATCCGTCGTTTCGGGCTGTCAGCGCGAGCGTATTACCGGGTGCTGCGGCTCGCGCGCACGATTGCGGACCTCGCCGGCACGGATCACATCGCACCCGTCCACGTCGCGGAGGCAGTGCAGTACCGTTCCCTCGAACGACCACTGGTGCCTGCGCACTGACGGGTTGCGGTGGCTGGCCAACTGCCCCGCGCCTGCCACTTCCGGTCGCGTCGGCCGGGTTCCGTCGGGGCTCGCCTGCGACCACCTGAGACCTGCCGTCCGTCTTGCCGGAACAGACTCGCCGCCCGGCCGGGGTAGTACCTGCCGACGAGGCCCTGCACGACACCGCGTTCGGTGCGGCCGAGGCCGGGCGTCGCTTGTTGCCCGTCCGGCGTGCCGGTAGCTTGGCGGGCAGGAGGCGAGGAGATGGAAGAGCTCACGAACGAAACCGGGTCGCGCTACCAGCGGCTCCAGCAGATCCTCCGCGAGCTGGGGTCGGTCTGCGTCGGCTACTCGGGTGGTGTGGACTCGGTGTTCCTTTCGGTCGCAGCAGTGCAGACGCTGGGGCCGGAGCGAGTTTTGGCCGTTACCGGGCGCAGCGCATCCGTGCCGGGGCTCCAGCTCGACGTCGCCCGGCAGTGCGCCCGCGAGTTCGGGGTGCCGCACGTCGAGATCGACACGGACGAGCTGGACGATCCGAACTACGCTGCGAACCCATCAAACCGCTGCTACTTCTGCAAGAGCGAGCTGTGGAGTCAGCTGCGCGCGGTTGCGGACGAGCACGGCATCGCGGCGGTCGTCGATGGCGCGAACGCGGATGATGCGAGTGACTACCGGCCGGGCGCGCAGGCGGCACTCGAGAACAGCGTGCGCTCGCCGATGCAGGAGGCCGGTCTCACCAAGCGCGACATCCGGATGCTCTCCCACATGCTCGGCCTCCCCACATGGGATCAGCCCGCCGCCCCGTGTCTCGCGTCGCGCCTGCCGTACGGCCTGGCGGTCACCCGTGAGCGCCTTTCCATGGTGGAACGCGCCGAAGAGAACCTGCGCTCGCTGGGACTGCGCGAATTCCGGGTGCGGCATCATGGTGATGCCGCCCGCCTGGAGCTGATCCCCCAGGACATCGAGCGGGCGGCGGCGGAAGCGGGGAAGTGGGCGGCGGCCGTGCGAGCGGCCGGCTTCACGCGCGTGCTGCTCGACGTGCACGGCTACCGCCGCGGTGCGCTGAACGAGGTGCTTCCGCTGGTGCAGCTCGGGCGCGCATGAGCGACGCTGACCTGGACCGCTCCTCAGGGCCCGAGAACGGGCTGCCTGCCCGCAGCGGCGGACCGGCCGCGTCCGATGAGGCAGATCGCGGCGGCGCCGCTGTCGCAGACGAGCTGGAGCGTGCACGGGCGGTACTCGCTGCGAGCGGATTGAGCGGCGACGTGGACCGCGCGGGACACGCGGGTGACATGCTGGTCGTGGCCGCGCCGCCAGGCCGCATCGATGATGTCCGAGCCTGTGCCGCGGAGCTGCGAAAGCTCGGGTTCCGCTACGTGACCATCGAGATCGTGCCGGATGCATGACGACATCGTGTATCTGGACTACGCCGCGACGTCCGCGATCCGGCCGGCCGCTGTCGCGGACAGCATCGCGGACTGGCTGAGAACCAACGGCGCGACGCCGGGTCGCGGGGGGCACCGACTCGCGATCGACGCCGGCAGGCTGACACTCCGCTGCCGACAACTTCTTGCCGAGCTCCTCCATATCCCGGGTGATACCGGGCGCATCGCATTCCAGCTCAACGCAACGCACGCACTGAACACCGCTCTGTTCGGCGTGTTGAACGACGGCGATGCCGTGGTG includes the following:
- a CDS encoding YifB family Mg chelatase-like AAA ATPase — translated: MLAQVTGAAVFGIDAYPVRVEVDLANGLPCMNVVGLAEGAVREGRERVTAALANSGRPVPPRRIVVNLAPADVPKSGSGFDLPIAIGILVATGALESDAATDVLLAGELGLDGELRPLRGALSIALCCRAAGLRSLILPAANAAEAAEVDGISVLGAKSLDDVVAHLSGVDALTAAERAPAPEDDPWAVDFAEVKGQGHVKRALEVAAAGQHNLLMIGPPGAGKSMLARRLPTILPPLERSEAIDVTRIHSVAGRLRAGSGLLRTRPFRAPHHTISEAGLVGGGTIPRPGEASLAHAGVLFLDELPEFRRSALEALRQPIEDQVIHIGRARGGATFPASFMLVAAMNPCPCGHHGSAGSCICHPAQVVRYRGRVSGPLLDRIDVQVEVAALSERELFGARDGESSASIRVRTEAARARQERRFRAEAGIHANAQMQPRHVRAYCTVDAAGESLLRTAIRRFGLSARAYYRVLRLARTIADLAGTDHIAPVHVAEAVQYRSLERPLVPAH
- the larE gene encoding ATP-dependent sacrificial sulfur transferase LarE; this encodes MEELTNETGSRYQRLQQILRELGSVCVGYSGGVDSVFLSVAAVQTLGPERVLAVTGRSASVPGLQLDVARQCAREFGVPHVEIDTDELDDPNYAANPSNRCYFCKSELWSQLRAVADEHGIAAVVDGANADDASDYRPGAQAALENSVRSPMQEAGLTKRDIRMLSHMLGLPTWDQPAAPCLASRLPYGLAVTRERLSMVERAEENLRSLGLREFRVRHHGDAARLELIPQDIERAAAEAGKWAAAVRAAGFTRVLLDVHGYRRGALNEVLPLVQLGRA
- a CDS encoding aminotransferase class V-fold PLP-dependent enzyme, coding for MHDDIVYLDYAATSAIRPAAVADSIADWLRTNGATPGRGGHRLAIDAGRLTLRCRQLLAELLHIPGDTGRIAFQLNATHALNTALFGVLNDGDAVVTTPYEHNAIVRPLSVLQRTRGVAVREIPAARDGTLDLDVARTLLCGARLLAITAASNVLGTA